The proteins below are encoded in one region of Petrotoga sp. 9PW.55.5.1:
- a CDS encoding ABC transporter ATP-binding protein has protein sequence MTEKVLEVKHLQKNYKDVKAVDDISFYINRGEIVAILGPNGAGKTTTLEIIEGLRSKDEGEIYFFGKKIEKVDSKIKERIGVQLQESHFFENLKVSEIIKTFSGLYQKSVDMEKLISDFSLEDKRNSKISKLSGGQLQRLSIATAIINDPELVFLDEPTTGLDPQARRNSWEIISKLRKSGKTIILTTHYMEEAEFLADRIYIFDQGRIIAEGKLKELIHSLQMNSIITFQISSNGKSEDIKEDFVNSLYFKITVNEGSYTIETKDVESVLIKLFEESKTKGFDISNMVIRKPNLEDVFLHLTGKSLRD, from the coding sequence ATGACAGAGAAAGTATTAGAAGTCAAGCATCTTCAAAAAAACTATAAAGATGTGAAAGCAGTGGATGACATTTCTTTTTATATTAATAGGGGAGAAATAGTTGCTATTCTAGGACCAAATGGTGCAGGAAAAACAACGACTCTTGAAATAATTGAAGGGTTAAGAAGCAAAGATGAAGGAGAAATTTACTTTTTTGGTAAAAAAATCGAAAAAGTAGATTCTAAAATAAAAGAGAGAATTGGAGTTCAGTTACAAGAATCGCATTTTTTTGAAAACTTGAAAGTTAGTGAAATAATAAAAACATTTTCAGGTTTGTATCAGAAAAGTGTTGATATGGAAAAATTAATTTCTGATTTCAGTCTTGAAGACAAAAGAAATAGCAAAATATCAAAACTATCTGGAGGTCAATTACAAAGACTCTCCATTGCTACCGCAATTATTAATGATCCTGAACTAGTCTTCCTTGATGAGCCTACAACTGGATTGGATCCTCAAGCAAGACGAAATAGTTGGGAAATAATTTCTAAATTAAGAAAGTCTGGAAAAACAATTATATTGACAACGCATTATATGGAAGAAGCAGAATTTTTAGCAGATAGAATATATATATTTGATCAAGGGCGTATAATTGCAGAAGGCAAACTCAAAGAACTTATTCATTCTTTACAAATGAATTCTATAATCACTTTCCAGATTAGTTCTAATGGTAAATCTGAAGATATAAAAGAAGATTTCGTCAACAGTTTATATTTCAAAATAACAGTAAATGAAGGATCATATACAATCGAGACAAAAGATGTAGAAAGTGTTCTTATCAAACTGTTTGAAGAATCAAAAACAAAAGGATTTGATATATCTAATATGGTTATAAGAAAACCAAATTTAGAAGATGTTTTTTTGCATTTAACAGGAAAAAGCCTAAGGGATTAG
- a CDS encoding ABC transporter permease: MKKIINLTKAFFVNSSREFAIPFWTIIFPTLFFILFVNIFENIGNPDNIDFTIGVYYEQPLDGIVKTTFEGIFSSETSNNIPFKIQEYSNFNEGLEHLKKSNINAFVVFPENFNLLNFKFFQSSLTVPNLQVYYTNDNASLYAKDIFKVFIDEVNIMMHTRGEEVNLIIKEEILGLEDKQPFRYRDFLFPAIILMSVLTVAVFNIPFEISYNLEKGIFKKLGTSPIKGNEYFLSFLLSHIILLLISLVILYFEGYLFDVNSYIYKPAFIFYTFFSILVILSVGLFLSTLYKNMTSAGAVSQIIYQATIFLSGLYFEVTNTPWIIRWYVYFNPVTYLVDGMRKIMTNTALLPANILVPVVWMIASVLIFSLNYKGMIYGEK, encoded by the coding sequence ATGAAAAAAATTATAAATCTTACAAAAGCTTTTTTTGTTAACTCTTCTAGAGAATTTGCCATTCCTTTTTGGACCATAATATTTCCAACATTGTTTTTCATCTTATTTGTCAATATATTTGAAAACATTGGGAACCCTGATAATATAGACTTCACGATAGGAGTATACTATGAACAACCTTTAGATGGTATTGTAAAAACTACTTTTGAAGGCATTTTTTCTTCAGAAACATCCAACAATATTCCATTTAAAATTCAAGAATACTCAAATTTTAATGAAGGCCTAGAACATCTAAAAAAATCTAATATAAACGCATTCGTTGTATTCCCTGAAAATTTCAACCTTCTTAATTTCAAATTTTTTCAAAGTAGCCTAACCGTTCCAAACTTGCAAGTCTACTACACCAATGATAACGCTTCTTTGTATGCAAAAGACATTTTTAAAGTTTTTATAGACGAAGTAAATATAATGATGCATACAAGAGGAGAAGAAGTAAATTTAATTATAAAAGAAGAAATATTAGGTTTAGAAGATAAACAACCTTTTAGATATAGAGATTTTTTATTTCCCGCAATTATCCTCATGTCTGTTTTAACAGTTGCAGTTTTTAATATCCCATTCGAAATTTCATACAACCTAGAAAAAGGTATTTTTAAAAAACTGGGAACCTCTCCCATAAAAGGAAATGAATACTTTTTAAGTTTCTTACTTTCTCACATTATTCTTTTGTTGATTTCTTTAGTTATACTGTACTTTGAAGGCTATTTATTTGATGTCAATTCTTATATATATAAGCCTGCTTTTATTTTTTACACTTTTTTCTCTATCTTAGTAATCTTAAGTGTAGGGCTTTTTCTTTCTACTTTGTATAAAAATATGACTTCGGCAGGTGCTGTATCTCAAATTATCTATCAAGCAACTATATTCTTAAGTGGTCTCTATTTTGAGGTAACTAACACACCCTGGATTATAAGATGGTACGTATATTTTAATCCAGTAACTTATCTGGTTGATGGAATGAGAAAGATAATGACTAATACTGCTCTTCTTCCTGCTAATATTCTTGTTCCAGTTGTTTGGATGATTGCTTCAGTTCTTATTTTCTCTTTAAATTATAAGGGGATGATTTATGGTGAAAAATAA
- a CDS encoding MATE family efflux transporter: MEVYFRILKVAFPIALQQVIFTSVNFVDTLMMGMLGEVAIASVGLSNQFFFLYNLILFGLVSGGAIFFSQYWGKKDEVGLSSSVAITLISSIVFSIPFFLLSFFAPEMVLRFFTPDIAVIEAGINYLKIIAFSYPLFAITMVFSFMLRSIRKVHLPLIITIIELSSNIFLNYILIFGKLGFPAFGIKGAAIGTFIARLIGSTSTIVIVYSRKLPGRAYFRHVKNLTPKFLKNFFHYTIPTMANELAWSLGITMYSVVYAHMSTSVIAAQRVMSTIEGFATSVTFSIANAASVIIGNILGSSQFDEAYCTSKKALKLAEIISVIAAILGVAITFLIIDFFDVSEEVKNMVRITIIISMSFLPVKIFNGMNVVGFLRAGGDTRFSFMVEASTLWLIGVPLSAIGGLVLGLSFPMVYSLTMIEEVIKAIILSYRFRSKKWLKNVLEEV, encoded by the coding sequence GTTGCTTTCCCTATTGCTTTACAGCAAGTCATATTTACAAGTGTTAATTTTGTGGATACCTTAATGATGGGGATGCTTGGTGAGGTAGCTATAGCCTCTGTTGGACTTTCAAACCAATTTTTCTTTTTGTACAATTTAATATTATTTGGATTAGTTTCTGGTGGAGCAATTTTCTTCTCTCAATACTGGGGAAAAAAGGATGAAGTAGGATTATCTTCCTCAGTGGCTATAACCCTTATTTCATCAATTGTTTTTTCTATTCCATTTTTCTTATTGAGTTTTTTTGCTCCAGAAATGGTTTTAAGATTTTTTACTCCTGATATCGCGGTTATTGAGGCGGGAATTAATTATTTAAAAATAATTGCCTTTAGTTATCCCTTATTCGCTATTACAATGGTTTTTTCTTTTATGCTCAGAAGTATAAGAAAAGTACATCTGCCTTTAATTATTACCATTATAGAACTTTCTTCTAATATATTTCTGAACTATATTCTTATATTTGGAAAGTTAGGGTTCCCCGCTTTTGGAATTAAAGGTGCTGCTATTGGAACTTTTATAGCAAGATTAATTGGAAGTACCTCTACCATTGTTATTGTTTATTCAAGAAAACTTCCTGGAAGAGCTTATTTTAGACATGTGAAAAATTTAACCCCTAAGTTTTTAAAAAACTTTTTTCATTATACTATTCCTACCATGGCAAACGAATTAGCTTGGTCTTTGGGAATTACAATGTATTCAGTAGTTTATGCTCATATGAGCACAAGTGTAATTGCAGCTCAAAGAGTTATGTCTACCATTGAAGGCTTTGCTACATCTGTAACTTTCTCTATCGCTAACGCAGCTTCCGTAATAATCGGAAATATATTAGGTTCTTCTCAATTTGATGAGGCATATTGTACATCAAAAAAAGCATTAAAACTCGCAGAAATAATAAGCGTGATTGCAGCAATTCTTGGAGTAGCCATTACATTTCTTATTATTGATTTTTTCGACGTTTCTGAAGAAGTAAAAAACATGGTAAGGATAACTATAATAATTTCTATGTCTTTTCTTCCTGTTAAAATTTTTAATGGAATGAATGTTGTAGGTTTTCTAAGAGCAGGAGGAGATACCAGATTTTCATTTATGGTTGAAGCTTCCACGCTGTGGCTCATTGGTGTGCCGTTATCTGCTATTGGCGGATTAGTTTTGGGATTGAGTTTCCCTATGGTCTACTCTCTGACAATGATAGAAGAAGTTATTAAAGCTATAATTCTTTCATATAGATTCAGAAGTAAAAAGTGGTTAAAAAATGTTTTGGAAGAAGTATAA
- a CDS encoding ABC transporter permease codes for MKNKRMYSLFTIFYKETFRNWMELLFTLILPILLLLLFGTIFGTESSQNYNYTVGISGNIDNKLVGLIPYNVHIFEEKLFEISKALEEGKIDIGLFLEENNEITFIQKESEITNQSLIFLKLELQNIIKKYLSGVDEDFIKIDFMRTSTGQYEENPLDYILTGVIALSLLSGGMFSMIIVFGRYKKLGLIKKLKTSPMKPLEFTLSASSTKLILNFISLIIIIILAKFAFNLGFDFNWIYLILVFISSSIGMMGFGVLLLLLFKEPSVTSEVASLLYVVMTFFAGVYFPIEFLPSSVRWISNFMPVKYVVDSVRFSAGIEQITFNNFLTINLVLLFGGILLLFLTSKFFLKEEK; via the coding sequence GTGAAAAATAAAAGAATGTATTCTTTATTTACTATATTTTATAAAGAAACTTTTAGAAATTGGATGGAGTTGCTTTTTACCCTTATTTTACCAATTCTTTTATTGCTTCTATTTGGAACGATTTTTGGCACTGAATCTTCTCAAAATTACAATTATACTGTTGGAATTTCTGGAAATATAGATAATAAGCTTGTAGGATTAATCCCATATAATGTGCACATCTTTGAAGAAAAATTATTTGAAATTTCAAAAGCTTTAGAAGAAGGAAAAATTGATATAGGGTTGTTTTTAGAAGAAAATAATGAAATAACCTTTATCCAAAAAGAATCTGAAATAACTAATCAATCTCTTATATTTTTAAAATTAGAATTGCAAAATATTATAAAAAAATATCTTTCAGGTGTGGATGAAGATTTTATAAAAATAGATTTCATGAGAACGTCGACTGGACAATACGAAGAAAATCCATTAGATTATATTTTAACAGGTGTAATAGCTTTATCTCTATTATCTGGTGGCATGTTTTCAATGATAATAGTTTTTGGAAGATACAAAAAGCTTGGATTGATAAAAAAATTAAAAACTTCTCCTATGAAACCTTTAGAATTTACTTTATCAGCATCATCTACAAAACTGATTTTGAATTTCATTTCTTTAATTATTATAATTATCTTAGCTAAGTTTGCGTTTAATCTAGGTTTTGATTTTAATTGGATTTATCTTATATTAGTTTTTATAAGTTCTTCTATCGGTATGATGGGTTTTGGTGTATTACTCTTACTTTTGTTTAAAGAACCATCAGTAACAAGTGAAGTAGCATCACTTCTTTATGTTGTTATGACTTTTTTCGCTGGAGTGTATTTTCCGATAGAATTTTTACCTAGTTCCGTCAGATGGATTAGCAACTTTATGCCGGTTAAATATGTCGTTGATTCTGTTAGATTTTCTGCGGGAATTGAACAAATAACTTTTAATAACTTTCTAACTATAAATCTTGTTTTACTTTTTGGGGGTATTTTGCTTCTTTTTTTAACCTCAAAATTCTTTTTAAAAGAAGAAAAGTAG